A stretch of Schistocerca americana isolate TAMUIC-IGC-003095 chromosome 3, iqSchAmer2.1, whole genome shotgun sequence DNA encodes these proteins:
- the LOC124605837 gene encoding uncharacterized protein LOC124605837 has translation MRCLAVAAAVALLCCACADAAAGTRGSACKGSGPALEELLRRNYSEHSEGMWSCADRGPHYRDATLAFQFNSPGLELIHCIAAEREVSDFSKGEVYFVMRSGSADSPSRYKCKLCDSRWYTLDRDPMLQRPLVQCRGFAELELELEGHPAEAGTRLDGVRCHTAWRKGCDRGYTWCHGKCCRREALFYYPQLQQPIGTGSLLTAQSAGSRDAPLLHRLTKAAKTAVTAC, from the exons ATGCGCTGCCTGGCCGTGGCTGCGGCCGTGGCGCTGCTGTGCTGCGCATGCGCGGATGCCGCCGCGGGTACGCGCGGTAGCGCCTGCAAAGGATCGGGGCCGGCGCTCGAGGAGCTGCTGCGACGTAACTACAGCGAGCACAGTGAGGGCATGTGGAGCTGCGCCGACCGGGGCCCCCACTATCGCGACGCCACGCTCGCCTTCCAGTTCAACTCTCCCGGTCTGGAACTCATCCACTGCATCGCCGCGGAGAGAGAGGTTTCGGATTTTTCCAAAGGCGAAGTGTACTTCGTCATGCGGAGCGGCTCCGCCGACTCGCCGTCGCGGTACAAGTGCAAGTTGTGCGACAGCAGGTGGTACACTCTGGATAGGGACCCGATGTTGCAGCGGCCGCTGGTGCAGTGCAGAGGCTTCGccgagctggagctggagctggaaggGCACCCCGCAGAGGCCGGGACGCGGCTGGACGGCGTCCGCTGCCACACGGCGTGGCGCAAGGGCTGCGACCGCGGCTACACGTGGTGTCACGGCAAGTGCTGCCGCCGCGAAGCTCTCTTCTACTACCCCC AGCTGCAGCAGCCGATTGGCACTGGTAGTCTGCTGACTGCACAGAGTGCTGGATCCCGTGATGCACCACTGCTGCACCGTCTGACAAAGGCGGCAAAGACAGCTGTCACTGCCTGCTGA